One window from the genome of Herpetosiphonaceae bacterium encodes:
- the rplU gene encoding 50S ribosomal protein L21 — MYAVIRDRGAQYRVEEGQTLDVALMDAEPGTQITLDEVLMIGGTDDVKIGAPLVANASVVAEVVGEARGEKIVVFKYKRKKRYRRRTGHRQDYTRLAIKEIRA, encoded by the coding sequence GTGTACGCAGTAATACGTGACCGCGGCGCGCAGTATCGCGTAGAAGAGGGGCAGACGCTGGACGTGGCGCTGATGGACGCCGAGCCCGGCACGCAGATCACCCTCGACGAGGTACTGATGATCGGCGGCACCGACGACGTCAAGATTGGCGCGCCGCTCGTCGCCAACGCAAGCGTCGTCGCAGAAGTCGTGGGCGAGGCGCGTGGCGAAAAAATCGTTGTCTTTAAGTACAAGCGCAAAAAGCGCTACCGCCGCCGCACGGGCCATCGCCAGGACTACACGCGGCTGGCAATCAAAGAGATCCGCGCGTAA
- a CDS encoding dienelactone hydrolase family protein codes for MTCTTHQIEDMTYLEYRTGPRETPDALPCVLVLHWMGAQPQDMLPLCTDFPLPARFLIPSGSYPCQPGYSWYPLDFYQRPLEQQAPIIRATAARVAAFLHAATQQVPCRGKPFAMGMSQGGDLSYALAAYHSDLIAGALPLGARWSPEFPRLIGELTAAPHPPIWAFHGAADPIVPLAEVEAGVAWLRQRGIVAQLQSYPEVGHGISRQMIADMHRVLQRAMA; via the coding sequence AGACGCCTGATGCCTTGCCATGCGTGCTGGTGCTGCACTGGATGGGCGCGCAGCCTCAGGACATGCTGCCGCTCTGCACCGACTTTCCTCTCCCCGCCCGCTTTCTGATCCCATCGGGGTCCTACCCTTGCCAGCCCGGCTACTCCTGGTATCCCCTGGATTTTTATCAGCGGCCATTAGAGCAGCAGGCACCGATCATTCGCGCCACTGCCGCGCGTGTTGCCGCCTTTTTACACGCGGCGACGCAGCAGGTACCCTGTCGCGGCAAGCCTTTCGCGATGGGCATGTCGCAGGGAGGCGACCTGAGCTATGCGCTGGCGGCCTATCATTCCGACTTGATCGCCGGGGCGCTGCCGCTGGGCGCGCGCTGGTCGCCGGAGTTTCCTCGGCTCATCGGTGAGCTTACCGCCGCGCCCCACCCGCCCATCTGGGCCTTTCATGGCGCGGCGGACCCGATTGTGCCGCTTGCGGAAGTCGAGGCGGGAGTAGCATGGCTCCGGCAGCGCGGCATTGTCGCGCAGCTCCAGAGCTATCCTGAGGTCGGCCACGGCATCTCGCGGCAGATGATTGCCGATATGCATCGTGTGTTGCAGCGGGCAATGGCCTAG
- a CDS encoding ABC transporter permease yields MRKSVLLIQRPTLGSRLIPSTNTRPLSEIAVAGTPPGVPRRRRQVPHQVVTLLTSSLILLALWQAIAVLTQYPVWLLPGPQDVLARFVRAWADGTLVQHTLPTLLESLGGFGLALLSGSTLGYIVAHSRTIERWIAPYIAAAQAIPVIAVAPLIIIWFGYSSDIMRNILVASIVVFFPIFSSTLTGIRNIPRELREVGQVEGASLWQRLHYIELPLALPVLFSGFRTSLAYATTGAVVGEFIGSRYGLGALINVARGLFDTPLIFVALLCLGAITLIFYSLVIGLERLLLPWHDQI; encoded by the coding sequence ATGCGTAAAAGTGTCTTGCTGATTCAGCGTCCAACATTGGGATCGCGCCTGATCCCATCCACGAACACCCGCCCGCTGTCGGAGATCGCAGTAGCCGGTACGCCGCCTGGCGTGCCGCGACGGCGGCGGCAGGTACCTCATCAGGTGGTGACGCTGCTCACCTCAAGCCTGATCTTGCTGGCCCTCTGGCAGGCAATCGCCGTGCTAACGCAGTACCCGGTCTGGCTGCTGCCGGGGCCGCAGGACGTGCTCGCCCGCTTTGTCAGGGCCTGGGCCGACGGCACGCTGGTGCAGCACACGCTGCCAACCTTGCTTGAATCGCTCGGCGGCTTTGGCCTGGCGCTGCTCAGCGGCTCGACGCTGGGCTACATCGTCGCTCACTCGCGCACGATCGAGCGCTGGATCGCGCCATACATCGCCGCAGCTCAGGCAATTCCGGTGATCGCCGTCGCACCGCTGATCATCATCTGGTTCGGCTATAGCTCCGATATTATGCGCAACATCCTGGTCGCATCGATCGTCGTGTTCTTTCCGATCTTCAGCAGCACGCTGACCGGCATCCGCAACATCCCGCGTGAGCTGCGCGAGGTCGGGCAGGTTGAGGGCGCGAGCCTGTGGCAGCGGCTCCACTACATCGAGCTGCCGCTGGCCTTGCCGGTGCTCTTCAGCGGCTTCCGCACCAGCCTGGCATACGCGACCACCGGCGCGGTCGTCGGCGAGTTCATCGGCTCGCGCTACGGCCTCGGCGCGCTGATCAACGTCGCGCGCGGCCTCTTCGACACGCCGCTGATCTTCGTCGCGCTGCTCTGCCTGGGCGCGATCACGCTGATCTTCTATAGTCTGGTGATTGGACTTGAGCGGCTGCTGCTGCCCTGGCACGATCAGATCTAG
- a CDS encoding thymidine kinase: MLEGSAGSIEVICGSMFSGKTEELIRRIKRAQIARKRVQVFKPLIDTRYSTEEVASHDGVRAQAIPCASSAEIADLIQVDVHVVAIDEIQFFDDAIVELCERLAAEGKRVIVAGLDQDFRGEPFGPIPHLMAKAEDVAKLHAICVICGSAASRTQRLIDGRPASYHDPIILVGAQEAYEARCRQHHEVPR; this comes from the coding sequence ATGCTTGAGGGTTCAGCCGGTAGCATCGAAGTTATCTGCGGCTCGATGTTCAGCGGTAAGACAGAAGAGCTGATCCGGCGGATCAAGCGCGCCCAGATTGCCCGCAAGCGGGTACAGGTCTTCAAGCCGCTGATCGACACGCGCTACAGCACCGAAGAAGTCGCCTCACACGACGGCGTGCGCGCACAGGCGATCCCGTGCGCCAGCTCCGCCGAGATCGCCGATCTGATCCAGGTCGATGTGCATGTCGTCGCCATCGATGAGATCCAGTTCTTCGACGATGCGATCGTGGAGCTATGTGAGCGATTGGCGGCTGAAGGCAAGCGTGTGATCGTGGCCGGACTCGACCAGGACTTTCGGGGCGAGCCGTTCGGTCCGATTCCGCACCTGATGGCGAAGGCTGAGGATGTCGCCAAGCTCCACGCGATCTGCGTGATCTGCGGCTCGGCGGCCAGCCGTACGCAGCGATTGATCGACGGGCGGCCAGCCTCGTACCACGACCCGATCATTCTGGTAGGCGCGCAAGAGGCGTACGAGGCGCGCTGCCGCCAGCACCACGAAGTACCGCGCTAG
- the rpmE gene encoding 50S ribosomal protein L31 yields the protein MRQGIHPKYEETTVTCACGNTFTTRSTRQNLRVDVCSNCHPFYTGEQRIVDTAGQVDRFMRRLQTAQSKQAQDAQRRQPKEAPKKRSLYQEVFGEDDQAAE from the coding sequence ATGAGACAGGGCATTCACCCTAAATACGAAGAAACCACCGTCACCTGCGCGTGCGGCAACACGTTCACTACGCGCTCGACGCGCCAGAACCTCCGCGTCGACGTGTGCTCGAACTGCCATCCGTTCTACACGGGCGAGCAGCGCATTGTGGATACCGCCGGCCAGGTCGATCGCTTTATGCGCCGCCTGCAAACGGCGCAGAGCAAGCAGGCACAAGATGCTCAGCGCCGCCAGCCCAAAGAAGCGCCCAAGAAGCGCTCCCTGTATCAGGAAGTCTTTGGCGAGGACGATCAGGCCGCAGAGTAA
- a CDS encoding GAF domain-containing protein, with amino-acid sequence MLKPVLPLADVRASAPNVTLSDVVEGILDVVARLLHTRLAVVARIESTTYTVMSVVDQHHTLRAGQIYPLHDTFCMHMLEQGQPLCISDITQAPMPFRFLPNRLELNIRSYIGVPLSMADGRVFGSLWAADPSVRLFSEQDVAMLQLFARLLRHELDQDAQTRHLERIEQVQSMHDSIDQVTGLLARDSLEAALAKEDSRWSRHGNFYAVAVLSIIQPESAQDAADTQRSATLRQGLADILMRSSRLVDYCARIDADEFAVLFADTSAEGVAVWRARIEAAIEAWNRVHLARRLALNVGIGIADCYDTAEQDQHSATVLELAQQRMYQECMQRSGQQPAL; translated from the coding sequence ATGCTCAAGCCTGTTCTGCCTCTCGCTGATGTTCGCGCCAGCGCGCCGAACGTCACGCTTAGCGATGTCGTCGAGGGCATTCTCGATGTTGTCGCCCGGTTACTTCACACCCGCCTTGCCGTTGTCGCGCGCATTGAAAGCACTACCTATACGGTGATGTCGGTCGTCGATCAGCATCACACGCTTCGCGCCGGCCAGATCTATCCTCTCCACGACACGTTCTGCATGCACATGCTCGAACAGGGGCAGCCGCTCTGCATCAGCGACATTACCCAGGCACCCATGCCGTTTCGGTTTTTGCCGAATCGCCTCGAACTCAACATCCGCTCATACATCGGCGTGCCGCTCTCGATGGCCGATGGCCGCGTCTTTGGCTCGCTGTGGGCGGCAGATCCCAGCGTGCGCCTGTTTAGCGAGCAAGATGTCGCGATGCTGCAACTCTTCGCGCGGCTGCTGCGCCACGAGCTGGATCAAGATGCCCAGACGCGCCATCTGGAGCGCATCGAGCAGGTCCAGTCGATGCACGATAGCATCGATCAAGTTACCGGCCTGCTGGCGCGTGACAGCCTGGAGGCCGCGCTGGCGAAAGAAGATAGCCGCTGGAGCCGCCACGGCAACTTTTACGCGGTCGCCGTGCTCTCGATCATCCAGCCCGAATCGGCACAGGACGCCGCCGATACGCAGCGCAGCGCGACGCTGCGCCAGGGCCTTGCCGACATCTTGATGCGCTCGTCGCGGCTGGTAGACTACTGCGCGCGCATCGACGCCGATGAGTTTGCCGTGCTCTTCGCCGATACCAGCGCCGAAGGCGTCGCCGTGTGGCGTGCCCGGATCGAAGCGGCGATCGAAGCCTGGAATCGGGTTCATCTGGCGCGCCGCCTGGCGCTGAACGTCGGCATCGGCATCGCCGACTGTTACGATACCGCCGAGCAGGACCAGCACAGCGCGACCGTGCTGGAGCTGGCGCAGCAGCGAATGTACCAGGAGTGTATGCAGCGCAGCGGACAGCAGCCAGCGCTCTAG
- the rpmA gene encoding 50S ribosomal protein L27, translated as MAHKKGVGSSRNGRDSKPKMRGVKRYGGQAVKPGTIIVRQCGTKIRPGNNVGMGRDYTLYSLIDGVVTFEHHSQTQKKVSVYPVAAVAEITDNVA; from the coding sequence ATGGCACATAAAAAAGGCGTCGGTAGCTCGCGCAACGGTCGTGATAGCAAGCCGAAGATGCGCGGTGTCAAGCGCTATGGCGGTCAGGCGGTCAAGCCGGGCACGATCATTGTCCGCCAGTGCGGCACCAAGATTCGCCCCGGCAACAACGTCGGGATGGGCCGCGATTATACGCTCTACTCGCTGATCGATGGTGTTGTCACGTTCGAGCACCATTCGCAGACCCAGAAGAAAGTGAGCGTCTATCCTGTAGCTGCGGTGGCCGAGATCACGGACAACGTAGCCTAA
- a CDS encoding ABC transporter substrate-binding protein — MRQLSLLCSLVALVILSACGNLAPTASTTTVNVAMGYIPDVQFAPFYVAQAKGYYAAEGLTVTINHNDIRDALVQVGQGQLQFANASGDEILLARAQSIPVKLVFQTFQQFPIAVFSKQSQGIAQPGDLRGKTVGIPGRFGATYVGLKALLHAAKIPEAEVQITEIGFTQAAAIREDKVAAAVGYFNNEPLLLQNEGTPVNVIRVSDYIALVSNGLVASEKMISEQPETVRKFARATGRGLQDTLDDPDAAFKLALTFIPELKAELQPQELRKLKETLALWRSEAADANGLGYSDPQAWQTTYRFLRESAILDRDLDVEQAFTNDLRK; from the coding sequence ATGCGCCAATTATCTTTGCTCTGCTCGCTTGTCGCGCTCGTGATACTCAGCGCGTGCGGCAACCTAGCGCCCACGGCCAGCACCACCACCGTCAACGTTGCGATGGGCTATATCCCCGATGTACAGTTCGCTCCGTTTTATGTCGCCCAGGCCAAGGGCTACTACGCCGCCGAAGGGCTGACCGTGACGATCAACCACAACGATATTCGCGACGCGCTGGTTCAGGTTGGGCAGGGGCAGCTCCAGTTCGCCAACGCCAGCGGCGACGAGATCCTGCTGGCGCGCGCCCAGTCGATCCCGGTCAAGCTGGTCTTTCAGACCTTCCAGCAGTTTCCGATCGCGGTCTTCTCCAAGCAAAGCCAGGGCATCGCCCAGCCGGGCGATCTGCGGGGCAAGACGGTGGGTATTCCGGGACGCTTTGGCGCGACCTATGTCGGCTTGAAAGCCCTGCTGCACGCCGCCAAAATCCCTGAGGCTGAGGTGCAGATCACCGAGATCGGCTTTACCCAGGCGGCGGCAATCCGCGAGGATAAAGTCGCCGCGGCGGTCGGCTACTTCAACAACGAGCCGCTGCTGCTGCAAAACGAAGGCACGCCGGTCAACGTGATCCGTGTCAGCGACTATATTGCGCTGGTCAGCAATGGCCTGGTAGCCTCCGAGAAGATGATCAGCGAGCAGCCGGAGACGGTTCGCAAGTTTGCCCGCGCGACGGGACGCGGCCTTCAGGACACGCTGGACGATCCCGATGCCGCCTTCAAGCTGGCGCTGACGTTTATTCCTGAGCTGAAAGCCGAGTTGCAGCCTCAAGAGTTACGTAAACTCAAAGAAACGCTGGCACTCTGGCGCTCAGAGGCGGCAGACGCGAACGGCCTGGGCTACTCCGATCCGCAGGCGTGGCAGACAACCTATCGCTTCCTACGCGAGAGCGCAATTCTCGACCGTGATCTGGACGTGGAGCAGGCATTCACCAACGATCTACGGAAGTGA
- a CDS encoding CpXC domain-containing protein: MERSLAQTVELRCVSCAQPFAAELWLIVDAAERPDLTAQIDSGSMHVAQCPHCGTPHPVDAPLLFHDGAAQALIFAAQQHGAPEEAHSIARQLGQFLISRIPLAERQPYLASAQIVVGEEALRRARLSQPAPEDELSIALRALMEARAAEDIRAVAAAHPVLETTTALEQLDEYVRRLRQDRHLETAEALAERLTLLRAAQPHPTVDLIQALLDADSPEQRQRILHDRAQDLTDDVPDVLEALAEQAQRRQLDAIARDMRVIRGEVLTSLGREHRTQNTEPGTGNSKR, from the coding sequence ATGGAACGATCGCTTGCGCAAACCGTCGAGCTACGCTGCGTCAGTTGCGCACAGCCATTCGCCGCCGAGCTGTGGCTGATCGTCGATGCAGCGGAGCGGCCCGATCTCACGGCGCAGATCGACTCCGGCAGCATGCATGTCGCGCAGTGCCCGCACTGCGGCACGCCGCATCCTGTAGACGCGCCGCTGCTCTTTCACGATGGCGCTGCGCAAGCGCTGATCTTTGCGGCCCAGCAGCATGGCGCGCCGGAGGAAGCCCATTCGATCGCGCGCCAGCTTGGTCAATTCCTGATCAGCCGTATTCCGCTTGCAGAGCGCCAGCCCTACCTCGCCAGCGCGCAGATAGTCGTCGGCGAGGAGGCGCTACGGCGCGCGCGGCTGAGCCAGCCCGCGCCCGAAGATGAGCTTTCGATCGCGCTACGGGCGCTGATGGAGGCGCGCGCTGCTGAAGACATCCGTGCGGTCGCAGCAGCGCATCCCGTGCTCGAAACGACGACAGCCCTGGAGCAGCTCGATGAGTATGTTCGGCGGCTGCGTCAGGATCGCCATCTTGAAACTGCCGAGGCGCTGGCCGAGCGGCTCACGCTGCTCCGGGCGGCACAGCCGCATCCAACCGTGGACCTGATCCAGGCGTTACTCGACGCCGACTCGCCTGAGCAGCGCCAGCGCATCTTGCACGACCGCGCTCAGGATCTTACCGACGACGTGCCGGACGTTCTGGAGGCGCTGGCCGAGCAAGCGCAGCGGCGTCAGCTCGACGCAATCGCACGCGATATGCGCGTCATCCGGGGCGAGGTGCTCACGAGTCTGGGCAGAGAACACAGAACACAGAACACAGAACCGGGAACAGGAAACTCGAAACGTTGA
- a CDS encoding universal stress protein → MIEDAAQRSQTPQAPVRVLVALGINPNSQRLLLTAARLAEGLQGQLFAIHIEPPGHVTTLYEANRTRYLNKARELGAHVEIVKGEDVATTLVNYAETHNMTHLVLGQSDVSRWREITRGSVINRILRMILSRQLGVDLYIVTVSSRF, encoded by the coding sequence ATGATCGAGGATGCGGCGCAGAGGAGCCAGACGCCGCAAGCTCCGGTGCGCGTGCTGGTTGCGCTCGGCATCAACCCGAATAGTCAGCGCTTGCTATTAACGGCAGCGCGGCTGGCCGAAGGGCTACAAGGCCAGCTCTTCGCCATCCACATCGAGCCACCCGGCCACGTGACGACGCTGTACGAGGCGAACCGTACCCGCTATTTGAACAAAGCGCGTGAACTGGGCGCGCATGTCGAGATCGTCAAGGGCGAGGACGTAGCGACGACACTGGTCAACTACGCGGAAACACATAACATGACCCATCTGGTGCTCGGCCAGTCGGATGTGAGCCGCTGGCGCGAGATCACGCGCGGCTCGGTGATCAATCGCATCTTGCGGATGATCCTGAGCCGTCAGCTCGGAGTGGATCTGTATATCGTCACCGTGAGTAGTCGGTTTTAG